Part of the Halobaculum halobium genome, CTTACCGGAACAGCCGATGCCGGCGACGACGAAGGTGTTGTCGGGATCGTTGCCCGTCTCCGCGAGCGCCTTCATCATGCCGTTCATCGTCCCGAAGTCGCCGCACCCGGGACACCACGTGGGCTGCTTGTCCGATTTGAAGTCGGTGAATCTGACCTGGGAACTCATGCTTCCACCTCCTGGCTCTCGTCTGCGGCCAGGGTCTCTCTGATGTCGTCTGCGAGTTCGTCCGCCTTGAACTGCACGCCGTCGTACTTGTTGATCCGCTTCACGCGCTGTAAGGTGTCGTGTTCGACCACGTCGGCGAACTGCCCCGTCGCGTTACACTCGACGACGACGACCTGGTCTGCGGCCTCGAACTCCTCGGTGAGGTCCGGGCGCGGGAAGAGGTACGGCACCGAGAGGATGCGCACGTCGACGCTGTCCGCCTCGAGGTACTCCAGCGCCTCGACGAGGGTCCCTTCGTTGGACCCCCACGTCACGATCAGGTTGTCCGCATCGGGGTCGCCGAACTCCCGCGGCGAGAAGTCCTCGCGCTCGCGGGCGGTCTCGACCTTGCGGTTCCGCTTGTCGACCTGCTTGACGCGCATCTCCGTGTCCTCGGTGCGGCGGCCCTGCTCGTCGTGCTCCAGGCCGGTGGACATGTGCGCGCCGCCCTCCGTGCCGGGGAACGCCCGAGGACTGACGCCGTCGTCGGTGATCTCGTGGGGCTTGAAGCCGCCCGACTCGGTCTGGTGGTCCTCGATCGTCTCCTCGTCGACGACCTTGCCGCGGTCGATCTCGACGGCGTCCATGTCGAAGGCGTCGGGCTCGAACGTCTGCTCGGTGACCGCCATCGCGAGGTCGGCGGCGAGGTAGACGGGCGTCTGGTACTTCTCGGCGAGGTTGAACGCCTCGACGGTCTTCCAGAAGCACTCGTCGACGGTCGTGGGCGCGAGGACGAACCGCGGGATCTCGCCGTGGCCGCCGTACAGCATCATGTTGAGGTCGCCCTGCTCCTGCTTGGTCGGCATCCCCGTCGAGGGACCCGAGCGCATCACGTCGGCGATGACGAGCGGCGTCTCGCTCGTTGCGACTAGGCCGAACGTCTCGGTCATCAGGTCGATGCCGGGTCCGGAGGTCGCCGTCATCGAGCGGGCGCCGGCGCGCGCGGCCCCGAGCGCGAGGTTGATCGCCGCGAGTTCGTCCTCCGCTTGGACGACGTGGCCGCCGAAGTTCTCGATGCGACCCTTCAGGTACGTCATCACGTCCGTCGCGGGCGTGATCGGGTAGCCGGCGTAGTACTTGCAGCCGGCGGCGATGGCGCCCATGCCGATCGCCTCGTCGCCGTTGAGCAGGACGTAGTCGTTGTCGGTCGTCTCCAGATCGTAGTCGAGGTCGGCGTCAGGGTAGTGCTCCTGGACGTACTCCTGGCCGAGGCGTGCCGCCTGTTTGTTGTTCTCGACGAGCGCCGACCCCTTGTCGCCGAAGCGCTTCTTCAGCGAGGAGTCGAGGTGCTCGATGTCGAAGCTCGTCGCCTCGCAGGCGGCACCGAGCGCGACGACGTTGCGCATGATGGCGCCGCCGGCGTCCTCGGCGAGGCTCTTGAGCGGCACGTCGAGTCCGATCATCTCCTCGGGGATCTCGACGTCGGCCATCGTGGTCCGCTCGCCGTCGTAGATGATGACCGAGCCCTCGTGGAGCTCGTCGAGGTTCTCCTCGATCGTACGGGGCGTGAGCGCGACGAGGACGTCCAGTCGGTCCACGACCGACCGGACCTTCTCCGTGGACGTACGCACCTTGTACGCGGTGTAGCCGCCTCGGATCCGGGAGGCGAAGTCCTTCGACGTGAAGACGTGTCGACCCGCCCGAGAGAGCGCCTGCGCGAAGATCTTCCCGGTGGAGTCGATGCCATCGCCGGCCTCCCCGCCGATGGCCCAATTGAAGTCCGCTGGCATACTGGTGAGTCCTTCCCACGGTCGGTGGAAAAGCCTTCTGAATGGGGTGAGGGCAGCTTTTTGACTGCTTGTCTGTCGAAACTCCGTTCTATGAAACAAACGCCACTTCGTTTGGCCGTCTACCGGCCACTCGACCGACAATTGATCGGGTCTCCCTCGCTGTCGGCAGTAATTGCACCGACTCCCGTTCAATCGCGGATCCCGGTACGACACGCGTACGAGTTGGATTCGACGACCGACGACGGGCGACGAGAAGCGATAGCTTCGGGTACCCGGATGAGGAACCGATCCCCATGGACGCCACAGTCGCGGTGCAGTCAGTCGCGGAGGTCGGGCCCGACACGATCGCGGTGTCGCTGGACTCGCCGCCGGAGTTCGACGGGAGGCCGGGGCAGTTCGTGAAGCTCACGGCCGTCGTCGACGACGCGGGGGTGTCGCGCTTCTACACCATCTCCTCGCCGGACACCGAGGGATCGTTCGAAACCACTGTCGGCCTCGATGGCGGCGACTTTTCGGCGTACCTCGCGGGCCTGACCGAGGGCGACGAGATCGAGATGAGCGGCCCCTTCGGCGACGACTACTACGAGGGCGAGGCGCGCGCGGTCGTGCTCGCTGGCGGCCCCGGCGTGGGTCCCGCCGTCGCCATCGCGGAGGCCGCGCTCGCCGCCGGCAACGAGGCCGCCGTCGTCTACCGCGACGACGCGCCGGCACACACCGAGCGCCTCGACGCGCTGCGCGA contains:
- a CDS encoding 2-oxoacid:acceptor oxidoreductase subunit alpha; the protein is MPADFNWAIGGEAGDGIDSTGKIFAQALSRAGRHVFTSKDFASRIRGGYTAYKVRTSTEKVRSVVDRLDVLVALTPRTIEENLDELHEGSVIIYDGERTTMADVEIPEEMIGLDVPLKSLAEDAGGAIMRNVVALGAACEATSFDIEHLDSSLKKRFGDKGSALVENNKQAARLGQEYVQEHYPDADLDYDLETTDNDYVLLNGDEAIGMGAIAAGCKYYAGYPITPATDVMTYLKGRIENFGGHVVQAEDELAAINLALGAARAGARSMTATSGPGIDLMTETFGLVATSETPLVIADVMRSGPSTGMPTKQEQGDLNMMLYGGHGEIPRFVLAPTTVDECFWKTVEAFNLAEKYQTPVYLAADLAMAVTEQTFEPDAFDMDAVEIDRGKVVDEETIEDHQTESGGFKPHEITDDGVSPRAFPGTEGGAHMSTGLEHDEQGRRTEDTEMRVKQVDKRNRKVETAREREDFSPREFGDPDADNLIVTWGSNEGTLVEALEYLEADSVDVRILSVPYLFPRPDLTEEFEAADQVVVVECNATGQFADVVEHDTLQRVKRINKYDGVQFKADELADDIRETLAADESQEVEA
- a CDS encoding FAD-dependent oxidoreductase; translation: MDATVAVQSVAEVGPDTIAVSLDSPPEFDGRPGQFVKLTAVVDDAGVSRFYTISSPDTEGSFETTVGLDGGDFSAYLAGLTEGDEIEMSGPFGDDYYEGEARAVVLAGGPGVGPAVAIAEAALAAGNEAAVVYRDDAPAHTERLDALRERGASVVVTDGAIDDAVAAAVTGAEGEHAFVYGFADFVDEATASLDAAGYADDAKIENFG